One Rhododendron vialii isolate Sample 1 chromosome 2a, ASM3025357v1 genomic region harbors:
- the LOC131315920 gene encoding ATP-citrate synthase beta chain protein 2-like, with the protein MASGQIFSRTTQALFYNYKQLPIQRMLDFDFLCGRETPSVAGIINPGSEGFQKLFFGQEEIAIPVHSAIETACAAHPTADVFINFASYRSASASSMAALKQPTIRVVAIIAEGVPESDTKQLIAYARANNKVVIGPATVGGIQAGAFKIGDTAGTTDNIIECKLYRPGSVGFVSKSGGMSNEMYNTIARVTDGIYEGIAIGGDVFPGSTLSDHVLRFNNIPQIKMVVVLGELGGRDEYSLVEALKHGKINKPVVAWVSGTCARLFKSEVQFGHAGAKSGGEMESAQGKNQALREAGAVVPNSYEEFETAIKETFEKLVEEGKISSVKEVKPPQIPEDLNTAIKAGKVRAPTHIISTISDDRGEEPCYAGVPMSSIVEQGFGVGDVISLLWFKRSLPRYCTKFIEICIMLCADHGPCVSGAHNTIVTARAGKDLVSSLVSGLLTIGPRFGGAIDDAARYFKDAYDRSLTPYEFVEDMKKKGIRVPGIGHRIKRGDNRDKRVELLQLFARTNFPSVKYMEYAVQVETYTLSKANNLVLNVDGAIGSLFLDLLAGSGMFTKPEIDEIVEIGYLNGLFVLARSIGLIGHTFDQKRLKQPLYRHPWEDVLYTK; encoded by the exons ATGGCTTCAGGACAAATTTTTTCCCGGACTACTCAAGCATTATTCTACAATTACAAACAGCTGCCGATCCAACGGATGCTTGATTTTGACTTCCTTTGCG GGAGAGAAACACCTTCAGTTGCTGGAATTATCAATCCTGGTTCTGAGGGTTTTCAGAAACTTTTCTTCGGTCAGGAGGAAATTGCTATCCCAGTGCATTCAGC CATTGAAACCGCCTGTGCAGCACATCCAACTGCTGATGTTTTCATAAACTTTGCATCATACAGAAG TGCTTCTGCTTCATCTATGGCAGCTCTCAAACAGCCAACCATTAGAGTTGTGGCTATAATAGCTGAAGGTGTTCCTGAGTCAGATACCAAGCAGTTGATTGCTTATGCAAGAGCAAATAATAAG GTTGTTATTGGCCCAGCTACTGTTGGAGGTATTCAAGCTGGGGCTTTTAAGATTGGTGACACTGCCGGGACGACAGATAATATCATTGAATGCAAACTCTACAGGCCTGGATCTGTTGGATTTGTCTCCAAATCT GGAGGCATGTCTAACGAAATGTACAATACAATTGCCCGTGTAACAGATGGAATTTATGAAG GTATCGCAATTGGAGGAGATGTGTTCCCTGGATCTACACTTTCTGACCATGTTCTACGGTTTAACAACATCCCACAG ATCAAAATGGTGGTTGTACTTGGGGAACTTGGTGGACGGGATGAATATTCCCTAGTGGAAGCCCTGAAACATGGGAAAATCAATAAACCTGTGGTTGCTTGGGTTAGTGGAACTTGTGCACGGCTCTTCAAGTCAGAAGTACAATTTGGTCATGCG GGAGCCAAGAGTGGCGGTGAGATGGAGTCTGCACAAGGAAAGAATCAAGCACTCCGGGAAGCTGGAGCTGTTGTTCCGAATTCATATGAAGAATTTGAAACTGCGATTAAAGAAACATTTGAGAAGCTG GTTGAGGAGGGAAAGATTTCTTCTGTAAAGGAAGTTAAGCCTCCACAAATCCCTGAAGATCTTAACACTGCCATTAAGGCTGGGAAAGTTCGGGCTCCAACTCATATTATTTCCACCATATCTGATGATAGAG GTGAGGAGCCTTGCTATGCCGGTGTCCCAATGTCTTCCATAGTTGAACAAGGTTTTGGCGTGGGTGATGTCATCTCCCTCTTGTGGTTCAAGCGCAGCCTTCCCCGTTATTGTACAAAGTTCATTGAG ATTTGCATAATGCTATGTGCGGACCATGGCCCCTGTGTCTCTGGTGCTCACAACACCATAGTAACTGCAAGGGCAGGGAAAGATCTTGTGTCCAGCCTTGTTTCAG GTTTGTTAACAATTGGTCCCCGATTTGGTGGTGCTATTGATGATGCTGCCCGATACTTTAAGGATGCTTATGACAGG AGTCTTACACCTTATGAGTTCGTGGAAGATATGAAAAAGAAAGGCATTCGTGTGCCAGGAATTGGACACAG GATCAAGAGAGGGGACAACAGGGATAAAAGGGTAGAGCTTCTACAACTGTTTGCGCGGACTAATTTCCCTTCTGTGAAGTACATGGAATATGCGGTTCAAGTTGAAACCTACACTCTCTCCAAGGCAAATAACCTGGTCCTTAATGTAGATGGGGCAATCGGGTCTCTCTTCTTGGATCTCCTAGCAGGCAGTGGTATGTTCACCAAGCCAGAGATCGATGAGATTGTTGAGATTGGCTATCTGAATGGGCTCTTCGTGTTGGCTCGATCCATCGGTTTGATTGG GCATACATTTGACCAGAAGAGATTGAAGCAGCCGCTATACCGTCACCCATGGGAGGATGTTCTCTACACCAAGTGA